From one Rhopalosiphum padi isolate XX-2018 chromosome 2, ASM2088224v1, whole genome shotgun sequence genomic stretch:
- the LOC132920657 gene encoding PR domain zinc finger protein 5 isoform X1, producing MGRREAFGCITWWRRRRRVLGIYSVLRLLRLRNSGGRRVIGGAKINNQYCLSIFFSALNRRRSRARFPYKPPPCSVRIARVHAPASPTAYFRRADQSVARPSRAAAVVHASPPPLAAAGLVVAARHRLQRRSWRCGSVAGRKITTSIMSNMANAENYQLKWHSHGAHLHSTIATLHGTTAFTDVTLSTTDGRNVSAHRFVLSACSAYLNQVFQSCLSNNLVIVLPADISYRTLCILLQYMYSGEATVTNSQLDRVLKAGEVLRVRGLCRSNENTVGVVPRQQTPDNNKDDKSKQKSKGDMPLSVLSDGNENKENEKDKDNDDGEVKKENSENEDPMHNALQLEITVKEEPLEWNDSDRTEMTIQPELYSNYDDDDEEADSDYYAPLTCDMCQETFRTPALWVRHIQTHELGSITDLPKRKRRKTTDEDDGGELPPLRCELCQQEYQTPGDWVRHIQSAHTEEQLAITNSLASGGSGILPSAKRPRPRIMNGRKVCPTCTKTFPSHASMLIHSRTHTGERPYQCGVCNKGFNVKSNLLRHMRTLHDTVISPNAMVEYCNAQDEVPPTT from the exons ATGGGGCGAAGAGAGGCGTTCGGATGTATAacgtggtggcggcggcggcggcgcgtgCTCGGTATATATAGTGTGCTACGACTACTGCGACTACGGAACAGTGGCGGCCGCCGCGTCATCGGCGGTGCCAAAATCAATAATCAGTATTGTTTATCGATTTTTTTCTCTGCGCTCAACCGTCGCCGAAGCCGCGCGCGTTTCCCATACAAGCCGCCCCCGTGCAGTGTGCGTATAGCGCGTGTACATGCTCCTGCCTCGCCGACCGCTTATTTTCGCCGCGCCGACCAGTCCGTCGCCCGTCCGTCCCGTGCAGCAGCCGTCGTACACGCATCGCCGCCGCCGCTAGCAGCTGCCGGACTTGTCGTAGCCGCGCGCCATCGGCTGCAGCGCAGAAGTTGGCGTTGTGGATCCGTTGCCGGACGAAAG ATTACTACCAGCATTATGTCCAACATGGCAAATGCTGAAAACTATCAATTGAAATGGCATAGTCACGGTGCTCATTTACATTCGACTATAGCAACGTTACACGGCACCACGGCGTTTACCGACGTGACGCTGAGTACGACCGATGGCCGCAATGTGTCAGCGCATCGTTTCGTGTTGTCGGCCTGCAGCGCGTACCTGAACCAAGTGTTCCAGAGCTGCCTGTCCAATAATTTGGTTATAGTACTTCCGGCCGATATCAGTTATCGTACGCTGTGCATATTGCTCCAATACATGTACAGCGGCGAAGCAACGGTCACCAACAGTCAGTTGGACCGGGTGCTAAAGGCTGGCGAAGTGTTGAGGGTGAGAGGGCTGTGCCGAAGCAACGAGAACACAGTGGGCGTGGTGCCCAGACAGCAGACACCCGACAATAACAAGGACGACAAGTCAAAGCAGAAGTCCAAAGGCGATATGCCACTATCAGTGTTGTCTGATGGCAATGAAAACAAGGAAAACGAAAAAGACAAAGACAACGATGATGGTGAGGTGAAGAAAGAAAATTCGGAAAACGAAGACCCCATGCACAACGCACTACAGCTAGAGATAACCGTTAAGGAAGAACCGTTGGAATGGAACGACAGTGATCGAACTGAAATGACCATTCAACCG GAACTGTATTCCAATTACGACGATGATGACGAGGAAGCTGATTCTGATTATTATGCTCCATTGACATGTGACATGTGTCAAGAAACATTTCGAACACCAGCTCTTTGGGTTAGGCACATACAAACTCATGAATTAGGCTCAATTACCGATTTACCAAAAAGAAAAAGGAGAAAAACCACa gACGAAGACGACGGAGGTGAATTACCCCCCTTACGTTGTGAACTATGCCAACAAGAGTACCAGACACCCGGAGATTGGGTGCGACATATTCAAAGTGCACATACGGAAGAACAGCTGGCCATTACAAATAGTTTAGCAAGTGGTGGATCAGGAATATTACCTTCAGCCAAACGACCGCGGCCAAGAATAATGAATGGCCGAAAAGTGTGTCCAACTTGTACTAAGACATTTCCTTCGCATGCGAGCATGTTGATACATAGTCGGACACACACAGGTGAACGGCCGTACCAGTGTGGTGTCTGCAATAAaggttttaatgtaaaaagtaATCTACTAAGACACATGAGAACATTGCACGATACAGTTATAAGTCCTAATGCCATGGTCGAATATTGTAATGCCCAAGATGAAGTACCCCcaacaacataa
- the LOC132920657 gene encoding zinc finger protein 774 isoform X2: MSNMANAENYQLKWHSHGAHLHSTIATLHGTTAFTDVTLSTTDGRNVSAHRFVLSACSAYLNQVFQSCLSNNLVIVLPADISYRTLCILLQYMYSGEATVTNSQLDRVLKAGEVLRVRGLCRSNENTVGVVPRQQTPDNNKDDKSKQKSKGDMPLSVLSDGNENKENEKDKDNDDGEVKKENSENEDPMHNALQLEITVKEEPLEWNDSDRTEMTIQPELYSNYDDDDEEADSDYYAPLTCDMCQETFRTPALWVRHIQTHELGSITDLPKRKRRKTTDEDDGGELPPLRCELCQQEYQTPGDWVRHIQSAHTEEQLAITNSLASGGSGILPSAKRPRPRIMNGRKVCPTCTKTFPSHASMLIHSRTHTGERPYQCGVCNKGFNVKSNLLRHMRTLHDTVISPNAMVEYCNAQDEVPPTT, translated from the exons ATGTCCAACATGGCAAATGCTGAAAACTATCAATTGAAATGGCATAGTCACGGTGCTCATTTACATTCGACTATAGCAACGTTACACGGCACCACGGCGTTTACCGACGTGACGCTGAGTACGACCGATGGCCGCAATGTGTCAGCGCATCGTTTCGTGTTGTCGGCCTGCAGCGCGTACCTGAACCAAGTGTTCCAGAGCTGCCTGTCCAATAATTTGGTTATAGTACTTCCGGCCGATATCAGTTATCGTACGCTGTGCATATTGCTCCAATACATGTACAGCGGCGAAGCAACGGTCACCAACAGTCAGTTGGACCGGGTGCTAAAGGCTGGCGAAGTGTTGAGGGTGAGAGGGCTGTGCCGAAGCAACGAGAACACAGTGGGCGTGGTGCCCAGACAGCAGACACCCGACAATAACAAGGACGACAAGTCAAAGCAGAAGTCCAAAGGCGATATGCCACTATCAGTGTTGTCTGATGGCAATGAAAACAAGGAAAACGAAAAAGACAAAGACAACGATGATGGTGAGGTGAAGAAAGAAAATTCGGAAAACGAAGACCCCATGCACAACGCACTACAGCTAGAGATAACCGTTAAGGAAGAACCGTTGGAATGGAACGACAGTGATCGAACTGAAATGACCATTCAACCG GAACTGTATTCCAATTACGACGATGATGACGAGGAAGCTGATTCTGATTATTATGCTCCATTGACATGTGACATGTGTCAAGAAACATTTCGAACACCAGCTCTTTGGGTTAGGCACATACAAACTCATGAATTAGGCTCAATTACCGATTTACCAAAAAGAAAAAGGAGAAAAACCACa gACGAAGACGACGGAGGTGAATTACCCCCCTTACGTTGTGAACTATGCCAACAAGAGTACCAGACACCCGGAGATTGGGTGCGACATATTCAAAGTGCACATACGGAAGAACAGCTGGCCATTACAAATAGTTTAGCAAGTGGTGGATCAGGAATATTACCTTCAGCCAAACGACCGCGGCCAAGAATAATGAATGGCCGAAAAGTGTGTCCAACTTGTACTAAGACATTTCCTTCGCATGCGAGCATGTTGATACATAGTCGGACACACACAGGTGAACGGCCGTACCAGTGTGGTGTCTGCAATAAaggttttaatgtaaaaagtaATCTACTAAGACACATGAGAACATTGCACGATACAGTTATAAGTCCTAATGCCATGGTCGAATATTGTAATGCCCAAGATGAAGTACCCCcaacaacataa
- the LOC132920658 gene encoding proliferating cell nuclear antigen encodes MFEARLLKSGQLKKILEAIKELLKEATFDCSDSGIQLQAMDDAHVSLVSMYLKSTGFDKFRCDRNLSMGINLESMVKIMKCCSNDDIMTIKAQDNADTLTIMFETSNQEKMSDYEMKLMNLDQEHLGIPETNYSCVIKMPSTEFARICRDLSQFGESVIIACTKDGVKFSTSGDIGSANVKLSQSASIDKEEEGVSIEMQQAVCLTFACRYLNLFCKAAPLSPQVILSMSGDVPLVVEYQIEDLGFIRYYLAPKIEEDD; translated from the exons ATGTTTGAAGCAAGACTTTTGAAAAGCGGCCAGCTCAAAAAGATTTTAGAAGCCATTAAGGAACTTTTAAAAGAAGCAACATTTGATTGTTCCGATTCTGGGATTCAACTTCAGGCCATGGATGACGCTCATGTTAGCTTAGTATCCATGTATTTAAAAAGTACTGGTTTTGATAAGTTTCGCTGCGATCGGAACTTGTCAATGGGTATTAATCTAGAAAG CATGGTGAAAATTATGAAATGCTGCTCTAATGATGACATTATGACTATTAAAGCACAAGATAATGCAGATACTCTCACTATTATGTTTGAGACATCAAACCAGGAGAAAATGTCGGACTATGAAATGAAACTCATGAATTTAGATCAAGAACATCTTGGTATACCT gaaACAAATTATTCTTGCGTAATTAAGATGCCTTCAACCGAATTTGCAAGAATTTGTAGAGATTTGAGTCAGTTTGGAGAATCTGTTATTATTGCTTGTACCAAAGATGGTGTTAAATTTTCTACATCGGGTGACATAGGATCAG ctaATGTCAAACTTTCTCAAAGCGCTTCAATTGATAAAGAAGAAGAAGGAGTTTCCATTGAAATGCAACAAGCTGTATGTTTAACATTTGCTTGTCGTTACCTGAATTTGTTTTGTAAAGCAGCTCCTTTATCTCCacaa gttattttatcGATGTCTGGTGATGTTCCATTAGTAGTAGAATACCAAATTGAAGATTTGGGTTTTATCCGGTATTATTTAGCTCCTAAAATTGAAGAAGatgattaa